In the Pyrococcus kukulkanii genome, one interval contains:
- a CDS encoding 7-cyano-7-deazaguanine synthase, whose translation MLKCSICINDERVTRIFIIDGKPICKECKAYLEHPPNKEKIRRELEEIMKNVDRAIVAYSGGKDSTVALYLAKEHYKISELKAVMVDHGFIAKEAIENARRVAEYLGVPFEVIKRDYSDIFRDALLKAKSPCRKCSKRTMETLRKYALKNGYKYIITGHEIPFGHHPYMLMSGGVIQVRLLSLMTEEERLKILKNLPFKLPELPGYTSNCLILGPALEKFWEKHGYSFEHRRIAALVRYGLLDEEKALKKVQRPEVPKEQKEYVYKRLGLEHLL comes from the coding sequence ATGCTCAAATGCTCAATCTGCATAAACGACGAGAGGGTAACGAGGATATTCATAATAGATGGAAAACCTATATGCAAAGAATGCAAGGCTTACCTTGAGCATCCGCCAAACAAAGAAAAGATAAGAAGAGAGCTGGAGGAGATAATGAAGAACGTTGACAGAGCAATCGTGGCATATTCTGGGGGCAAAGATTCAACGGTAGCATTGTACCTAGCAAAGGAGCACTACAAAATCTCAGAGCTCAAGGCCGTAATGGTTGATCACGGCTTCATAGCCAAGGAAGCCATCGAAAATGCCAGAAGAGTTGCAGAGTACCTGGGAGTGCCTTTTGAGGTTATAAAGAGGGACTATTCGGATATATTCAGGGATGCCCTGCTTAAGGCAAAGTCGCCTTGCAGAAAGTGCTCCAAAAGAACGATGGAAACCCTTCGAAAGTACGCCCTAAAGAATGGATACAAGTACATAATAACGGGGCACGAGATACCCTTCGGCCATCACCCCTACATGCTCATGAGCGGGGGAGTTATTCAGGTAAGGCTACTCTCTCTAATGACGGAGGAAGAAAGGCTCAAGATTCTCAAAAACCTGCCATTTAAGCTTCCAGAGCTTCCAGGGTACACGAGCAACTGTTTGATCCTGGGGCCAGCATTGGAGAAGTTCTGGGAGAAGCATGGTTATTCCTTCGAGCACAGGAGAATAGCTGCGCTAGTGAGATATGGCCTTTTGGATGAGGAGAAGGCCCTAAAGAAAGTGCAAAGGCCAGAGGTTCCAAAAGAACAAAAGGAATACGTGTACAAGAGACTAGGCCTCGAGCATCTCCTTTAG
- a CDS encoding alanyl-tRNA editing protein, whose protein sequence is MTERLYYEDPYLREAEAIVEDVRVEGDRVAIRLDKTIFYPEGGGQPGDRGKIKGKEFEVLVENTVEKPDGIWHLGTLKGSTPKKGDRVKLDLDWHWRYENMKIHTGQHILSAVLKKLYGLDTSGFHIFEDYAKIEVNGEVTWDMIERAELETNKIIQEDLLVTIKEYKYLPEDIAKILRKHVTKIKDKIRIVKIGDIDVTPCGGTHVKSTREVGFLKVIRFYKKSKGVWRIEFVAGERAIKKLNEILKDYWEALDLMPNKNPSLSERVKEVLKSIDKLEDEFNAQRRELWKWKEQALLSRSWEVGHYNVVTFVESWDMKDAQAFAVDFVKNNPGTIVILASDDYVIFARNEEVPVSMKELLKKVMEELGGKGGGTDNLARGKIEAEPEDVIDVALEKLKEMLEA, encoded by the coding sequence ATGACGGAAAGGCTGTATTATGAGGATCCCTATCTGAGGGAGGCTGAGGCGATAGTTGAAGACGTAAGGGTTGAGGGGGATAGAGTTGCAATAAGGCTTGACAAGACAATATTTTATCCAGAAGGCGGTGGCCAACCTGGGGATAGGGGAAAGATAAAGGGTAAGGAGTTTGAAGTTTTGGTAGAAAACACCGTCGAGAAGCCGGACGGGATATGGCACCTTGGAACTTTGAAGGGTTCAACACCTAAAAAAGGGGATAGAGTTAAGCTTGACCTCGACTGGCACTGGAGATACGAGAATATGAAGATCCATACTGGCCAGCACATACTTTCTGCAGTCCTAAAGAAGCTGTATGGCCTTGACACTTCAGGCTTCCACATTTTCGAGGACTATGCGAAGATAGAGGTGAATGGAGAGGTCACCTGGGACATGATAGAAAGAGCCGAACTTGAAACTAACAAGATAATTCAGGAGGATCTGCTCGTTACTATTAAAGAATACAAGTATCTCCCTGAGGACATCGCCAAAATTTTGAGGAAGCACGTGACAAAGATCAAGGATAAGATAAGGATAGTAAAGATAGGAGATATTGATGTAACCCCATGCGGTGGAACCCACGTTAAGTCTACTAGGGAAGTTGGCTTCCTTAAGGTTATCCGCTTCTACAAGAAGTCAAAAGGTGTCTGGAGGATTGAGTTCGTTGCGGGCGAGAGGGCAATAAAGAAGCTCAATGAGATCCTCAAAGATTACTGGGAGGCCCTTGACCTAATGCCAAATAAGAACCCGTCCCTTTCCGAGAGAGTTAAAGAAGTTCTTAAGTCAATTGATAAGCTTGAAGATGAGTTTAATGCTCAGAGGAGGGAGCTCTGGAAGTGGAAGGAACAGGCGTTGCTTAGCAGGAGCTGGGAAGTTGGTCACTATAACGTTGTAACATTTGTTGAGAGCTGGGACATGAAGGATGCTCAGGCGTTCGCGGTGGACTTCGTTAAGAATAATCCTGGGACGATAGTTATCTTGGCAAGTGATGACTATGTAATCTTTGCGAGAAACGAGGAGGTTCCAGTTTCAATGAAGGAATTGCTTAAGAAGGTCATGGAGGAACTTGGTGGAAAAGGTGGCGGAACGGACAACTTAGCGAGGGGCAAAATAGAGGCAGAGCCTGAGGATGTAATAGATGTCGCCCTCGAAAAGCTAAAGGAGATGCTCGAGGCCTAG
- a CDS encoding methyl-accepting chemotaxis protein gives MNIKNIEKASNALAQSLRIKTSSKEASKIVEELAEEISGKFMENNTMILENIERLSQVMVELDKFRKEFLPFFQRFEVFAKEFNTLVQNLEYVSKISDSIASVAKQTNLVALNASIEAARAGEAGRGFAVVADEIRRMAVQTMNLAKEIKDFNSRVMSQLDALRDALEVMDRIKEGTEILGRDIEVIVEISNVLSEISKEQEQFINDIKRLKGIALALGKFADMQDKYNKELATLLRLMVSEYSKEQLEEGGIL, from the coding sequence ATGAACATTAAGAACATAGAGAAGGCGTCAAATGCTCTAGCTCAATCATTAAGGATAAAGACTTCAAGCAAGGAAGCGAGCAAGATAGTTGAAGAGCTCGCTGAGGAGATAAGCGGAAAGTTCATGGAGAACAATACAATGATACTTGAGAACATTGAAAGGCTGTCCCAAGTGATGGTTGAGCTGGATAAGTTCAGGAAAGAATTCTTACCATTCTTCCAAAGGTTTGAAGTGTTTGCTAAAGAGTTTAATACCCTAGTTCAGAACCTTGAGTACGTTTCTAAGATTAGCGACTCCATTGCGAGCGTTGCTAAGCAGACTAACCTTGTTGCTTTAAATGCATCAATAGAGGCGGCGAGGGCTGGAGAGGCTGGAAGGGGTTTTGCTGTAGTTGCCGACGAAATTAGGAGGATGGCAGTTCAGACAATGAATTTAGCTAAAGAGATAAAGGACTTTAACTCGAGGGTCATGTCCCAGCTTGATGCATTGAGGGATGCCTTGGAGGTCATGGACAGAATAAAAGAGGGGACTGAAATCTTGGGGAGGGATATTGAGGTTATAGTTGAGATAAGCAACGTGCTAAGCGAAATTTCCAAGGAACAGGAGCAGTTTATAAATGACATAAAAAGGCTCAAGGGTATAGCTTTAGCATTGGGGAAGTTCGCTGATATGCAGGACAAATACAATAAGGAACTGGCTACCCTTCTTAGGTTAATGGTTAGTGAATATTCAAAGGAGCAACTTGAAGAGGGTGGTATATTATGA
- a CDS encoding MBL fold metallo-hydrolase, producing the protein MGEYFITPDLDPRKDHVLYKDDEHMVIYLGTQEGGQDVDVNSYLIVSRGRGILIDPGGYKIFSKVLANISKYIDPRNIDYIYMCHQDPDVAGSIPLWREISDAKVIVHWLWVRFLPHFGFESIGGYAHELQDEGEALDFGATTLEFIPAHFLHSPGHFTIYDHRSKFLFTGDIGIAFPKEGYLVVENFEKHVQYMKPLHERLMASNKALKIWINKVRYLDIEAILPQHGAIIPRRHVKKFFDWLENLKVGVDLMR; encoded by the coding sequence GTGGGAGAGTATTTTATCACACCGGACTTGGATCCCAGAAAGGATCATGTCCTTTACAAGGACGATGAGCACATGGTTATCTATTTGGGAACCCAAGAAGGAGGCCAGGACGTTGACGTGAATAGTTACCTCATAGTCAGTAGGGGAAGGGGAATTTTAATAGACCCTGGAGGGTACAAGATTTTTTCAAAAGTTTTGGCTAACATATCAAAGTACATAGACCCAAGGAACATTGATTACATCTACATGTGCCACCAGGATCCAGACGTTGCTGGGAGTATCCCCCTATGGAGAGAAATAAGCGATGCAAAGGTCATAGTTCACTGGTTGTGGGTGAGGTTTTTACCTCATTTCGGATTTGAAAGTATAGGGGGGTATGCTCATGAGTTACAAGATGAGGGAGAGGCTCTGGATTTTGGAGCTACAACATTAGAATTCATCCCAGCTCACTTCCTCCATAGCCCTGGACACTTCACGATTTATGACCACAGAAGTAAGTTCCTATTCACGGGTGACATCGGGATAGCATTTCCTAAGGAAGGTTACCTTGTTGTTGAAAACTTTGAAAAGCACGTCCAATACATGAAGCCCCTTCATGAAAGACTCATGGCAAGTAATAAGGCTCTGAAAATTTGGATAAATAAGGTTAGGTATCTCGATATAGAGGCAATTCTCCCCCAGCATGGTGCCATAATCCCAAGGAGACATGTTAAGAAGTTCTTTGACTGGTTAGAGAACTTAAAGGTTGGTGTTGATCTTATGAGGTGA
- a CDS encoding V-type ATP synthase subunit D → MPEILKVKPTRMELLKLKRRVKLAERGHKLLKEKQDALIMEFFTIYDEALNLRKELIQKMEEAFEALRKAQIDVGSLRLKEIAIGVNSNKEIKVRTRNIMGVRVPLIEVPEMKRKTGERGYSFIATTSTVDVAAEKFEEVLELAVRLAEVEEALKRLGKEIEKTKRRVNALEYIIIPRMKNTIKFIEQHLDEMERENFFRLKRVKALIEARSQR, encoded by the coding sequence ATGCCAGAGATCCTTAAGGTCAAACCAACAAGAATGGAGTTACTCAAGCTCAAGAGAAGGGTTAAGCTAGCTGAGAGGGGCCATAAGTTACTCAAGGAGAAGCAGGATGCACTCATAATGGAGTTCTTTACGATATATGACGAGGCCCTGAATCTCAGAAAGGAGCTTATCCAGAAGATGGAAGAAGCTTTTGAGGCTCTAAGGAAGGCTCAGATTGACGTTGGTTCATTAAGGCTCAAGGAGATTGCTATAGGAGTCAATTCAAACAAGGAGATCAAAGTGAGAACGAGGAACATAATGGGTGTTAGGGTTCCCCTTATTGAGGTACCCGAAATGAAGAGGAAGACTGGAGAAAGGGGTTATTCGTTTATAGCGACGACCTCCACGGTAGATGTTGCAGCGGAAAAGTTTGAGGAAGTTCTCGAGCTCGCCGTAAGGTTAGCCGAGGTTGAAGAGGCCCTTAAGAGACTAGGAAAAGAAATAGAGAAGACTAAGAGAAGAGTTAATGCCCTCGAATACATTATTATTCCGAGGATGAAGAACACGATAAAGTTCATTGAGCAGCACTTGGACGAGATGGAAAGGGAGAACTTCTTCAGGCTCAAGAGGGTTAAGGCATTAATTGAGGCCAGATCCCAGAGATAG
- a CDS encoding ATP synthase subunit B has product MSKEYSTISKIYGPLMIVEGVKGVAYGEVVEIETETGEKRKGQVLDARENLAIVQVFEGTRDLDIKTTSVRFTGETLKVPVSMDMLGRIFNGIGKPIDGGPEIIPEDRRDVHGAPLNPVARAYPRDFIQTGISAIDGMNTLVRGQKLPIFSGSGLPHNKLAAQIARQAKVLGEEESFAVVFAAMGITYEEANFFKKSFEETGAIERAVLFLNLADDPAIERIITPRMALTVAEYLAFDYDMQVLVILTDMTNYCEALREISAAREEVPGRRGYPGYMYTDLATIYERAGRVRGRKGSITQMPILTMPDDDITHPIPDLTGYITEGQIVLSRELHRKGIYPPIDVLPSLSRLMKDGIGKGRTREDHPQLAQQLYAAYAEGRSLRDLVAVVGEEALSETDKKYLEFADRFEREFVAQGYDEDRSIEETLDLGWELLSILPESELKRVKKEMIMKYHPKYRKRSS; this is encoded by the coding sequence ATGAGCAAGGAGTACTCAACGATAAGCAAGATCTATGGGCCCTTAATGATAGTTGAAGGTGTAAAGGGAGTAGCCTACGGTGAGGTAGTTGAGATAGAGACTGAGACCGGTGAGAAGAGGAAAGGCCAAGTTTTGGATGCTAGGGAAAACCTGGCTATAGTTCAGGTCTTTGAGGGAACGAGAGATCTCGATATTAAAACTACAAGCGTTCGCTTTACTGGAGAGACGTTAAAGGTTCCAGTTTCAATGGACATGCTTGGAAGGATATTTAATGGTATTGGTAAGCCCATCGATGGCGGACCTGAAATAATCCCGGAGGACAGGAGGGACGTTCACGGGGCTCCCCTTAATCCTGTGGCAAGGGCTTATCCCAGGGACTTCATCCAGACTGGAATCTCGGCAATCGATGGAATGAACACCCTCGTTAGGGGACAGAAGCTTCCAATATTTAGTGGCTCGGGTCTGCCCCACAATAAGTTAGCTGCTCAAATAGCTAGACAGGCAAAAGTTCTCGGAGAGGAAGAGAGCTTTGCTGTAGTCTTCGCGGCAATGGGTATCACTTACGAGGAGGCAAACTTTTTCAAGAAGAGCTTTGAGGAGACTGGGGCAATTGAGAGGGCTGTGTTGTTCTTAAACTTGGCTGATGATCCAGCGATTGAGAGAATAATAACTCCAAGAATGGCTCTGACCGTTGCGGAGTACCTAGCTTTTGACTATGACATGCAGGTTCTCGTAATTCTCACAGACATGACGAACTACTGTGAGGCCTTGAGAGAGATCTCTGCGGCAAGAGAAGAAGTTCCAGGAAGAAGAGGCTACCCAGGTTACATGTACACAGACCTAGCTACTATCTACGAGCGTGCCGGCCGTGTAAGAGGAAGGAAGGGATCGATAACTCAGATGCCGATCCTTACGATGCCGGACGATGACATAACCCATCCAATTCCGGACTTGACAGGTTACATCACCGAGGGCCAGATAGTCCTGAGCAGAGAGCTTCACAGGAAGGGTATCTACCCACCAATTGACGTCCTACCTTCGCTCTCAAGACTGATGAAGGACGGTATAGGGAAGGGCAGGACGAGGGAGGATCACCCACAGCTTGCTCAGCAACTATACGCTGCTTATGCTGAGGGCAGGAGCTTGAGAGATTTAGTTGCGGTGGTTGGTGAGGAGGCTCTGAGCGAGACTGACAAGAAGTACCTAGAGTTTGCTGATAGGTTCGAGAGGGAGTTCGTTGCACAGGGCTATGATGAGGACAGGAGCATTGAGGAGACTCTGGATCTCGGTTGGGAGCTCCTCTCAATATTGCCGGAGAGTGAGCTGAAGAGGGTAAAGAAGGAAATGATCATGAAGTATCATCCAAAGTACAGGAAGCGCTCCTCCTAA